A portion of the Burkholderia sp. GAS332 genome contains these proteins:
- a CDS encoding Sel1 repeat-containing protein, whose protein sequence is MTARFSLKPAGMAVTVVVAVALAAGTLATVSATRVATPVSNVQIDDWRMQGTATHAAWPVWRLRLAAAFGNAVAREALVDVLVSSAQLDERREGVDLYRQLALDAVPSAQATLGHLLLRGLPGIAPDYAESRRWLNVAASHDPQAAYDLSTLYRNGYGVARDPRLAIYWLEQAAQAGVPLAQFQLANEYRFGSTLPHDDVLALQWLTRAANAELPEANLALAIAYRNGELGMARDEDAYWAHVKESEHDLKHVSRP, encoded by the coding sequence ATGACAGCGCGCTTTTCTTTGAAGCCGGCGGGCATGGCGGTGACCGTCGTGGTGGCTGTCGCCCTCGCTGCCGGTACGCTCGCCACGGTCTCAGCCACACGCGTGGCGACGCCCGTCTCCAACGTGCAGATCGACGATTGGCGGATGCAGGGCACGGCCACGCACGCGGCGTGGCCGGTGTGGCGGCTGCGCCTCGCGGCGGCGTTCGGCAACGCGGTGGCGCGCGAGGCCCTGGTCGACGTGCTGGTGAGCTCGGCGCAACTCGACGAGCGGCGCGAAGGCGTCGACCTGTATCGTCAACTTGCGCTCGATGCTGTGCCGAGTGCGCAAGCCACGCTCGGCCATCTGCTGCTGCGCGGATTGCCGGGCATCGCGCCGGATTATGCGGAAAGCCGCCGCTGGTTGAACGTAGCCGCCTCGCATGATCCGCAGGCTGCGTATGATCTGTCGACGCTTTATCGCAACGGTTACGGCGTCGCGCGCGATCCACGTCTCGCGATTTACTGGCTGGAACAGGCGGCGCAAGCAGGTGTGCCGCTCGCGCAATTCCAGCTTGCCAACGAGTATCGCTTCGGTTCGACGCTGCCGCATGACGATGTCCTCGCACTGCAATGGCTGACGCGCGCGGCCAATGCGGAGTTACCCGAGGCCAATCTGGCGCTGGCGATCGCCTATCGCAACGGCGAGCTCGGCATGGCGCGCGACGAAGACGCCTACTGGGCCCACGTGAAAGAGAGTGAGCACGATCTGAAGCACGTCAGCCGGCCATGA
- a CDS encoding DNA-binding protein — translation MPTSAKKVAKKAAAPVPTKKVAAKKVPAKKAVAAKKVAVKASSAPSPIKDTFTKASLAAHVAERAAVEPKTAKAVLAALEDTILGAVHKKGAGEFTLSGLLKIVVQAVPAKKKRFGKDPFSGEERWFPAKPASVRIKARPLKKLKDAAAG, via the coding sequence ATGCCGACTTCCGCAAAAAAGGTGGCCAAGAAGGCTGCTGCCCCGGTACCGACCAAGAAGGTTGCTGCAAAGAAAGTCCCTGCGAAGAAAGCCGTCGCAGCTAAGAAGGTCGCCGTGAAGGCGTCCAGCGCTCCGTCGCCGATCAAGGACACCTTCACGAAGGCCTCGCTGGCTGCACACGTCGCTGAACGCGCCGCTGTGGAACCGAAGACTGCCAAGGCTGTTCTGGCCGCGCTCGAAGACACGATCCTCGGCGCTGTGCACAAGAAGGGCGCTGGCGAATTCACGCTGTCGGGTCTTCTGAAGATCGTCGTGCAAGCTGTGCCGGCGAAGAAGAAGCGCTTCGGCAAAGACCCGTTCTCGGGCGAAGAGCGTTGGTTCCCGGCCAAGCCGGCTAGCGTGCGCATCAAGGCACGTCCGCTGAAGAAGCTGAAAGACGCAGCAGCAGGCTGA
- a CDS encoding Uncharacterized conserved protein, circularly permuted ATPgrasp superfamily translates to MRCYDEMRHHDDAVRPHYARFERWLVKQGNEAIARKRAEADLLFRRVGITFAVNGDLSGTERLIPFDLIPRIIPRSEWQTLEAGLRQRVQALNLFIHDVYHDRNIVRAGIVPAEQVYTNAQYRPEMQGVNVPLGVYAHIAGVDVVRAGDAGEFYVLEDNLRVPSGVSYMLENRKMMMRLFPELFVQNRIAPVAHYPDLLLDTLRSVAPEGVDDPVVVVLTPGMYNSAYFEHTFLAQQMGVELVEGKDLFVDDNYVFMRTTQGPKRVDVIYRRVDDDFLDPLAFRNDSALGVPGLLTAYRAGRVALANAMGTGIADDKSIYPYVPEMIEFYLGEKPILNNVPTFQCRKPDDLAYTLAHLPELVVKEVHGAGGYGMLVGPASTKAEIESFRERLIARPAGYIAQPTLALSACPTFVEAGIAPRHIDLRPFVLSGKSVTMCAGGLTRVALQEGSLVVNSSQGGGTKDTWMVD, encoded by the coding sequence ATGCGATGCTATGACGAGATGCGTCATCATGACGATGCCGTGCGGCCACACTACGCGCGCTTTGAGCGGTGGCTGGTGAAGCAGGGCAATGAGGCGATCGCACGCAAGCGTGCGGAAGCCGACCTGCTGTTTCGCCGGGTCGGTATCACCTTCGCGGTGAACGGCGATTTGTCCGGTACCGAGCGGCTGATTCCTTTCGATCTGATTCCGCGCATCATTCCGCGCAGCGAATGGCAGACGCTGGAGGCCGGATTGCGCCAGCGGGTGCAGGCGCTCAATCTGTTTATCCACGACGTCTATCACGATCGCAACATTGTGCGCGCCGGTATCGTGCCGGCCGAACAGGTCTATACCAACGCGCAATACCGGCCTGAAATGCAGGGCGTCAATGTGCCGCTCGGTGTTTACGCGCATATCGCCGGCGTCGACGTGGTGCGCGCGGGCGACGCGGGCGAGTTCTACGTGCTCGAAGACAACCTGCGGGTGCCGTCGGGCGTGTCCTACATGCTGGAAAACCGCAAGATGATGATGCGGCTTTTCCCCGAGCTGTTCGTGCAGAACCGCATTGCGCCGGTCGCGCATTATCCCGATCTGCTGCTCGATACACTGCGCTCGGTGGCGCCCGAAGGCGTCGACGATCCGGTCGTGGTGGTGCTCACGCCGGGCATGTACAACTCGGCCTATTTCGAGCACACCTTCCTCGCGCAGCAGATGGGTGTCGAACTGGTGGAAGGCAAGGATCTGTTCGTCGACGACAACTACGTGTTCATGCGCACCACGCAGGGGCCGAAGCGCGTCGACGTGATCTACCGCCGAGTTGACGACGATTTTCTCGATCCGCTCGCCTTCCGCAACGATTCGGCGCTGGGCGTGCCGGGTCTGTTGACCGCGTATCGGGCAGGACGTGTCGCGCTCGCGAATGCCATGGGCACCGGCATCGCTGACGACAAATCGATCTATCCGTATGTGCCGGAAATGATCGAGTTTTACCTCGGCGAGAAGCCGATCCTCAACAACGTGCCCACGTTCCAGTGCCGCAAGCCTGACGATCTCGCGTACACGCTCGCGCATCTGCCGGAGTTGGTCGTGAAGGAGGTGCACGGCGCGGGCGGCTACGGGATGCTGGTCGGGCCGGCGTCGACGAAGGCCGAAATCGAATCGTTCCGCGAGCGCCTGATTGCGCGGCCCGCGGGTTATATCGCGCAGCCCACGCTTGCGCTCTCCGCGTGTCCGACCTTTGTCGAAGCGGGCATCGCGCCGCGCCATATCGATTTGCGTCCCTTCGTGCTGTCGGGCAAGAGCGTGACGATGTGCGCGGGCGGTCTCACGCGCGTGGCGTTGCAGGAGGGCTCGCTCGTCGTCAATTCGTCGCAGGGAGGCGGGACCAAAGATACGTGGATGGTCGACTGA
- a CDS encoding Uncharacterized conserved protein, Alpha-E superfamily: MLSRTADHLFWMARYMERAENTARMLDINLKALLLPQTPEQEARAQRSVLRISELESAFAQRYDEPTREHVLDFMVADATNPSSIHSCLQAARENARAVRGTLTTEWWETINDTWLEFNERSSAGQAASNPGALFEWVKFRSHLSRGVTIGTALQDDAFFFTQLGTFLERADNTARILDVRFADVEPNSRDAARQLEDFYYWTSILSSVSALEIYRKVYRDVVTPARVVELMILNQQMPRSLLASLEGVCVNLAMLRTSGSNQCERFAGKLRAELVYSDIRQIFEAGLHAYLTQFLARVFELGNLVARTYLMLPVA, encoded by the coding sequence ATGCTAAGCCGAACCGCCGATCACCTCTTCTGGATGGCCCGCTACATGGAGCGCGCGGAGAACACCGCCCGCATGCTCGACATCAACCTGAAGGCCTTGCTGCTGCCGCAGACGCCCGAACAGGAGGCGCGCGCGCAACGCTCGGTGCTGCGCATTTCCGAACTCGAATCCGCGTTCGCGCAGCGCTACGATGAACCGACCCGTGAACATGTGCTCGATTTCATGGTGGCCGATGCGACCAATCCGTCGAGCATTCACTCGTGTTTGCAGGCCGCGCGTGAAAATGCCCGCGCCGTGCGCGGCACCTTGACGACCGAGTGGTGGGAAACCATCAACGACACCTGGCTCGAGTTCAACGAACGTTCCTCGGCCGGCCAGGCGGCGAGCAATCCCGGCGCGCTATTCGAGTGGGTGAAGTTCCGCTCGCACCTGTCACGCGGCGTGACGATCGGCACGGCGTTGCAGGACGACGCGTTCTTCTTCACGCAGCTTGGCACCTTTCTCGAACGCGCCGACAACACCGCGCGGATTCTCGACGTGCGGTTTGCCGACGTCGAACCGAATTCACGCGATGCCGCGCGCCAGCTTGAAGACTTCTACTACTGGACGTCGATTCTCAGTTCGGTGTCGGCGCTGGAGATTTATCGCAAGGTGTATCGCGATGTCGTCACGCCGGCGCGGGTGGTCGAATTGATGATCCTGAACCAGCAGATGCCGCGCTCGCTGCTCGCGTCGCTCGAAGGCGTCTGCGTGAATCTGGCGATGTTGCGCACCTCCGGCTCGAACCAGTGCGAGCGGTTTGCCGGCAAGCTGCGCGCCGAGCTGGTGTACTCCGACATCCGGCAGATTTTCGAAGCCGGCCTGCACGCCTATCTGACGCAGTTCCTTGCTCGCGTGTTCGAGCTCGGCAATCTGGTTGCGCGTACCTATCTGATGTTGCCAGTCGCCTGA